GCCGGGCAGCGGGAGGGCGGCCACCTCGACGCCGGGGCCGACCGAGGCGGCCCAGCAGCGGTAGCTGCCCACTCCGGCGCCCGCGTGGCCCAGGCAGTGCAGCCGCACCCGGCCGTGCCGGGTGCGCTGTGCCTCGTCCTCCTCCATCCGAGAACCCATCCCTCGCCCTCCTGCTGGAAGCTGTCTGCGGCGCGGCCGCGGCGGGCGGGCCGCCCGGCCCGGTCCTCACGTCCGCGTCCAGAGCTTGGCCGGTGCGACTCGGGCCGCGCTCGACCGGCACCGGCGCCCGAGGATCCCCCGCTCCCTCGGCGATTGCGGCGCCCGCCGCCCTGTCCGCGGTGGTGCCTGCCGGCCTGTCTGTCGTGGTGGCCGTGCCCTGCCTGTCGTGGTGGCTGGTGTGCTGTCTGATGTGGTGGCTGGTGTGGTGTCCGGTGGGGTGGCTGGGGGGTGTTCAGGCTGCGTACAGGTCGAAGGTCGAGGTGCGCCGCGGGCCCGCGGCGACGTCCAGGCGCGGGTCGACGGCGAGCATCGCCTGGTGCAGCCGCTGCAGCTGCGGTGAGGGCTCGACCCCGAGTTCGTCGATCAGGCGGTGGCGCAGCCGGCGGTAGACGTCGAGGGCGACGGCCTGCCGGCCGGAGCGGTACAGCGCCACCATCGCCTGGGAGTGCAGGCCCTCGTGCTGGGGGTGGCGGGCGATCAGGTCGGTGAGTTCGGCGATGAGTTCGACGTGCCGGCCCAGCCGCAGGTCGGCGTCGACCCGCCGTTCCCGGGCCACCAGGCGGCTCTGTTCCAGGCGGGTGACCTCGATCTCCAGGATCGGCCCGACGCGCACGTCGACCAGTGCGGGCCCGTCCCACAGGGCGAGCGCCTGGTGCAGTAAGGACGCCGAGAGGTGGTCCTCGCCGTCCTCGAAGGCCTGGCGTCCCTCGGCCAGCAGCCGCTCGTACTGGTAGACGTCGACCGCCTCGGCGGGCACCTGCAGCGTGTAGCCGCCGTACCGGGTGGCCAGCACGTCCTTGGCGGTGCCCGGGGCGTCGGGGCCCATGGCGGTGCCCAGCATGCGGCGCAGCTGGAGGATGTAGGTCTGCAGGGTGGTCAGGGCGCTCTGCGGCAGGGCGGTCCCCCAGATCTCCTCCATCAGGGTGGGCACCGGCACGACCCGGCCCGGGTAGAGCGCCAGCAGGGCGAGGATCTGGCGCGGCTTCCCGGCGGTCGGGACGATCGACATTCCATTTACTTCGGCATTCAGTGCACCCAGGACTTTTATCTCCATGATTCCTCCGAGCCGTGGCGGCTGTCGATTCCGGGTCGCGTATTCAGCCATCAAATACTGTCGTCTGGCGCCATTCTTTGTCACCGCCGCAGGACGCCCGAGAGGGAAATTCGAACTTCTCGCGACCGGTACGCCAGACATGCTTGAGCCCGTCTTGAGCAGTGCGGCGGGCCGGGCGCTGACACGGCGCTGACACGGCACTGAGAAAGGGGCCGCGGCCTGGAAGTGCCGGGCTGAAACCCCCCTCCCCGGGGCGCGTTGGCGCTGTGGGTTTTCCAGCCAGGAAAAGGCGGCCGCCTTTTCCGCCCCCGCGCCGGGGGGCCGGGCCGTGCGGCGGGCGGGCGCGGGGGCGTCCGGCGACGCCAGCGCCCCGGCCGGGGCGGGGGCCGCACCGCGGGGGGCCCGGTACGGGGGCGCGGCTTCTTGCCACCCCGGGCCCGGCCGGCGGCGCCGCCGCGCCCGGTGAGGTGCCGGGCGGCGGGCGGCGGCCGGGGCGCGGCGGGGACAGCGGGCGGCGGCGCCGGCCGGGCGTCCTCGAGGACGCTTCCACACGCCCCTGCGATCCGCTCGGGAATCCGGCCCCGTCGCCGGGCGGCCGCTAGTGTCCGCCCCGGAGGAACGGTCCGGTATTCGCGGTTCATCACGGGCGCGGTCCCGGGCCGGGATCCTCGGTGCAGGTGCGCCGATTTTCCGAGGCGGGGGCGAAATGGAATTTCGGATTCTTGGTCCGGTCCAGGTCTACGACGAGCGCAGCCGGGCGGCGGCCGTGCCCGCGGGCGCCAAGCAGCGCGCGCTGCTCGGCGCGCTCGTGGTGCGGGCGGGGCGGGTCGTTGCCGCGGAGCAGCTCGTCGACGAGCTGTGGGGCGCCTATCCGCCGGCGGGCGCCGCCAACGCGCTGCAGGCCCACATGACCCGGCTGCGGCGGCTGCTGCCGGCCCGGCCGCCCCGCGGCGGGCGGGGCGGGCAGGGAGTGGCTGGTGACCCGCCCGCTGGGCTATGTGCTGCGCCTGGACGGCGCCGTCAGCGACGCGGGGCGGTTTCGTGAACTGGCCGCGCGGGGGCGGGCGCTGGCCGCGGCGACCCCGGCCGGGCGGTCGGCGTGCTGCGCGCGTCGCTGGCGCTGTGGCGGGGGCCGGCGCTGCAGGGCAGCGGCCGGGGGGCGATCTGCTCGGCGGAGGCGCTGGTGCTGGAGGAGATGCGGCTCGCCGCGCTGGAGACGCTGTACGAGGCCTGTCTGCGGGCGGGCCTCAGCCACGAGATCACCGGCGAGCTGGAGGAGCTGACGGCCGCGCACCCGCTGCGGGAGCGTTTCTACGAGCTGTCGATGACCGCGCTGCAGCGGTGCGGCCGCCGGGCGGAAGCGCTGGGCACCTACGACCGGGCGCGCCGCCGGCTGGTGCACGAGCTGGGCATCGAACCGGGCCCGGTGCTGCGCGCCCGCAGGGAGGTGATCCTGCACTCCCCGGACCCCCACCCCGGCCCGGTGGGGCCGCCGCCCGGCCGGCCCCCCGCCCCGCACGAGGAGCGGGCGCAGGCCGCGCCCGGGGCGGCGCCCGGGACGGCGGGGGACGCCGGCGGGCCGGCCGGTGCGGCGGGGGTGCACGCGCTGCGCGCGGAGATGGCGCTGCTGTACCGGCACGTGGAACAGCTCGCCCGCGCGCAGCAGGACCTGGCCGGAAGGGTCGAGACGCTGCTGCCCGGCACGGCCGGCGAGTGAGGGCCGCCCGCAGGCCGGCCGCGCGCACGGCGGCCGGATGCGGGGAGGCAGCGGCACGCCGGCGCGGGCGCCGCCCGGGCAGGGCCGGAGGCGGTCAGCGGGGCCGGGGGCCGGCTGACAGGAGCCGAAGACCGTCCGACGGAGGTCAAGGGGGGCCGGGGGCCGGAGCCGAAGACCGTCCGACGGAGGTCAGGAGGCCGGAGCCGAAGACCGTCCGGCAGGAGCTGGAGGAGGTCGGCAGGGGCCGGGGGCCGTCCGGCGGGGGCCGGAGGCCGTCCGACGGAGGTCAGGCTCAGGCGCCGGAAGGCCGGCGCCGTCCGGCAGGGGGCCGGGGGTGGTGTCCGGGTCAGGGGGCGACCAGGCGGGCGCCGCCGGGGGCGGCGGGCTCGGGGCGGGCCATGAGGATGGAGCGCTGCAGGCGGCTGAGGGCCGCGGAGGGCTCCAGGCCCAGCTCGGCGACGAGCGTGGCGCGCAGCCGCTGGTAGACGCTGAGTGCCTCGCCGCGCCGTCCGGAGCGGTGCAGGGCCAGCATGAACTGCCCGTGCAGGCTCTCGTGCATCCGGTAGCGGTTGACCAGGACCGTCAGTTCCGCCAGCAGTTCGCGGTGGCGCCCCAGCCGCAGGTCGACCTCGATGCGCTGGTCGAGCGCGCACAGCCGGGCCTCCTCCAGCCGCCGCACCTCCATGTCGATCTGGCTGCCGGCGTGGACGTCGGTCAGCGCCGGGCCGGTCCACAGCGACAGCGCGTCCGCCAGGCGGCGTGCCGCGCCGGGGTAGTCCTCGGCGTCCATGGCCCGGTAGCCGGCGCCGGCGCGGCGTTCGAACTCCCGGAAGTCGGCGGTGCCGCCGCGGCTCTCCAGGCGGTAGCCGCCGGGCACCGTGGTGAGGATGTCCTTGGCGGTGCACCGCTCGCCGGCGTCGGCGGCCAGCGCCTCGGCGATCAGCTCGCGCAGCTGCAGCACGTAGGTCTGCAGGGTGGTGCGCGCGCTGCGCGGGGGGTTCTCGTCCCACAGCTCCTCGATCAGCCGGGCCACCGAGACCACCTGGTCGGCGTTGAGGGCGAGCAGGGCGAGGACCTGCCGCGGCTTGGGAGCCGTCGGCACGACCGGTACACCGTTCTCGCGCACCGACAGCGCGCCCAGCACTTCGATGTCCACGTTCTCCCCCAATGGTCGGGCCGAGGCCGGTGCACTGCTTACCGGACCGTTCCGATAAAAAACCAGCACAGTCGGTTTGTCAATGTGAACCGGCCATCCCGCTCCCGGCGGATCGATTTCCGGCCACCGGCCGTCGTGCGTCCTCCCAGCATCCCGGCCGGGTGCGGGAGAATCACGACGTCACGGGGCGTGGGTGCGGGAAAACATTCGGCCAGAAAGACGCGGGAGCCCCGGCGCGCACCGCGGGGTGCGCGCCGGGCTCCCGGAGGAACATAAGGGATGTTTTACGCAGAGCGCGTTTCGGGTCGGCGGGTAAAGCAGACCGTCTGGTTTTCTACTGCGGCGGGTTGCCGTGCTTGCGGGAGGGCACGTCGGCGTGCTTGGTGCGGAGCATGACCAGTGAGCGGATGAGCACCTCGCGGGTCTCGGCGGGGTCGATGACGTCGTCGAGCAGGCCGCGCTCGGCCGCGTAGTAGGGGTGCATGAGCTCCGCCTTGTACTCCTTGACCATACGGGCGCGCATCGCGGCGGGGTCGGCGGCCTGGGCGATCTGCCGCTTGAAGATGACGCCCGCGGCGCCCTCGGCGCCCATCACGGCGATCTCGTTGGTCGGCCAGGCGTAGGTGAGGTCGGCGCCGATGGACTGGGAGTCCATGACGATGTAGGCGCCGCCGTAGGCCTTGCGCAGGATCAGCGAGATCCGCGGCACGGTCGCGTTGCAGTAGGCGTACAGCAGTTTGGCGCCGTGCCGGATGATCCCGCCGTGCTCCTGGTCCACGCCGGGCAGGAAGCCGGGGACGTCCAGCAGGGTGACGATCGGGATGTTGAAGGCGTCGCACATCTGCACGAACCGGGCGCCCTTCTCGCTGGCCTCGATGTCCAGCACGCCGGCCAGGTGCTGGGGCTGGTTGGCGACGATGCCGACCACCTGGCCGTTCAGCCGGGCCAGGACGCAGATGAGGTTGCGGGCCCAGCGCTCGTGGACCTCGAGGAAGTCGCCGTCGTCGACGAGTTCCTCGATGACCCTGGTCATGTCGTAGGGGCGGTTGCCGTCGGCGGGGACCAGGTCCAGCAAAGCCTCGCCGCGCCGGCCGGGGGCGTCGGTGCACGGGGTGCACGGCGGGTGCTCCCGGTTGTTCTGCGGGAGCATCGACAGCAGGTAGCGCACCTCGTGCAGGCAGGTCTCCTCGTCGTCGTAGGCGAAGTGCGCGACGCCGGAGGTCTCGGCGTGCACGTCGGCGCCGCCCAGCCCGTTCTGGGTGATCTCCTCGCCGGTGACCGCCCTGACGACGTCCGGGCCGGTGATGAACATCTGCGAGGTGTCCCGGACCATGAACACGAAGTCCGTCAGCGCCGGGCTGTAGGCGGCGCCGCCCGCGCACGGGCCGAGCATCACCGAGATCTGCGGGATGACACCGGAGGCGCGGGTGTTGCGCTGGAAGATGCCGCCGTAGCCGGCCAGCGCCGAGACGCCCTCCTGGATCCGGGCACCGGCGCCGTCGTTCAGGGAGACCAGCGGCGCGCCGGCCGCGATGGCCATGTCCATGATCTTGTGGATCTTCGTGGCGTGGGCCTCGCCCAGCGCGCCGCCGAAGATGCGGAAGTCGTGGGCGTAGACGAAGACCGTGCGGCCCTCCACCGTGCCCCAGCCGGTGATCACACCGTCGGTGTACGGCTTCTTCGTCTCCAGGCCGAAGCCGGTGGCGCGATGCCGGCGCAGCTGCTCGACCTCCGTAAACGAGCCGGCGTCCAGCAGCAGCTCGATGCGCTCGCGGGCGGTCAGCTTGCCCTTGGCGTGCTGGGCCGCGGTCGCCTTCTCGCTGGGGCCTCGCAGCGCCTCCGCGCGGACCAGGTGCAGTTCGGCCACGCGTCCGCGCGCGTGGCCGCTGTCCTGGAGGAGCTGGGGAATGTCATTCAGGATCGTCACGCTGGGTCCCTCCCTCACGGCGCGACCGCACCGGCCCCCACGACCGGGAACAGGCAACCCGCCGGAAAACCGGAAAAACCGGTAAAGGGGTCGGCCGGGCGCGGCGCGCGCATGAAACAGCCATGACAGGCGTCATGGCGGGTGCCGGTCTTATTGCCAGTGGTACGGAGAGCGGTAGGCCGCGGCGGACCGCTCGGGCCGCCAGCGGGGACCCTCGGGCGCCCGCACCGGATCGTCCTCCTCGTCCCGGCCGGCCAGCGCCGAGAACAGCACGACCGCGAGTGCGGCCAGTTCCTCCTCGGTCGCCCGCCCGCGCTCGATGCGAAGCACGGCGTCGTCACTGCCCATCCGGCCAGGCCCCCTTCGTCGGTCCTCGATGTCCGGCCACCGTCCGTCACCGTGCTCAAGAACCGCTCTCGGCCCGCTCGAAGAACGACCCACGACCACTACCGCCCGGCCCAGGAGCAGCCGGGCAGGAACAGGGCCGCAGGGCCCGGGAGGAGCGGGGCCGGGCAGGAACAGGGCCGCAGGGGCGCGAAGGCAGGGGCCGGGGACGGCCGGCCGGGTCCGGGCCCGGCGGCCACGACGGCGCGCCGGCGCAGGCCGGGCGGCGCGGCGGACGGCACGGTGAGCCGGGCAGCACGGCAGGCCGGGCAGCACGGTAGGCGGCGCGGCACGGTAGGCCGGGCAGCACAGTAGGCCGGGCAGCACAGTAGGCCGGGCAGCGCGGCGGGCAGCGGGCAGCGCGGCGGGCAGCGGGCAGCGCACCGTGCGGCTTGCGGGGCCGCCCGGCCGGGGCGGCTCAGCCGCCGGGTTCGACCCGGATCCGCTGGGGGGCGGCCGCCAGGCGCGGCAGGATGAACGCCCAGAAATGGGCCACCCGGTCCCGGGAGAGCCAGGCGCGGTCCCAGGTGCCCAGGACCTCGAGGCCCACGGTGGCCGCGACGATCGAGGCCGCCGCGTCCTGGGGCGAGACGTCGTCGGCCAGCTCCCCGGCCTCCTGGGCCCGGGCGACGAGGTCGTGCACCCACACGCACCACCACT
Above is a genomic segment from Streptomyces sp. R21 containing:
- a CDS encoding BTAD domain-containing putative transcriptional regulator; protein product: MEIKVLGALNAEVNGMSIVPTAGKPRQILALLALYPGRVVPVPTLMEEIWGTALPQSALTTLQTYILQLRRMLGTAMGPDAPGTAKDVLATRYGGYTLQVPAEAVDVYQYERLLAEGRQAFEDGEDHLSASLLHQALALWDGPALVDVRVGPILEIEVTRLEQSRLVARERRVDADLRLGRHVELIAELTDLIARHPQHEGLHSQAMVALYRSGRQAVALDVYRRLRHRLIDELGVEPSPQLQRLHQAMLAVDPRLDVAAGPRRTSTFDLYAA
- a CDS encoding winged helix-turn-helix domain-containing protein translates to MEFRILGPVQVYDERSRAAAVPAGAKQRALLGALVVRAGRVVAAEQLVDELWGAYPPAGAANALQAHMTRLRRLLPARPPRGGRGGQGVAGDPPAGLCAAPGRRRQRRGAVS
- a CDS encoding BTAD domain-containing putative transcriptional regulator; amino-acid sequence: MDIEVLGALSVRENGVPVVPTAPKPRQVLALLALNADQVVSVARLIEELWDENPPRSARTTLQTYVLQLRELIAEALAADAGERCTAKDILTTVPGGYRLESRGGTADFREFERRAGAGYRAMDAEDYPGAARRLADALSLWTGPALTDVHAGSQIDMEVRRLEEARLCALDQRIEVDLRLGRHRELLAELTVLVNRYRMHESLHGQFMLALHRSGRRGEALSVYQRLRATLVAELGLEPSAALSRLQRSILMARPEPAAPGGARLVAP
- a CDS encoding acyl-CoA carboxylase subunit beta, which produces MTILNDIPQLLQDSGHARGRVAELHLVRAEALRGPSEKATAAQHAKGKLTARERIELLLDAGSFTEVEQLRRHRATGFGLETKKPYTDGVITGWGTVEGRTVFVYAHDFRIFGGALGEAHATKIHKIMDMAIAAGAPLVSLNDGAGARIQEGVSALAGYGGIFQRNTRASGVIPQISVMLGPCAGGAAYSPALTDFVFMVRDTSQMFITGPDVVRAVTGEEITQNGLGGADVHAETSGVAHFAYDDEETCLHEVRYLLSMLPQNNREHPPCTPCTDAPGRRGEALLDLVPADGNRPYDMTRVIEELVDDGDFLEVHERWARNLICVLARLNGQVVGIVANQPQHLAGVLDIEASEKGARFVQMCDAFNIPIVTLLDVPGFLPGVDQEHGGIIRHGAKLLYAYCNATVPRISLILRKAYGGAYIVMDSQSIGADLTYAWPTNEIAVMGAEGAAGVIFKRQIAQAADPAAMRARMVKEYKAELMHPYYAAERGLLDDVIDPAETREVLIRSLVMLRTKHADVPSRKHGNPPQ
- a CDS encoding acyl-CoA carboxylase subunit epsilon, whose amino-acid sequence is MGSDDAVLRIERGRATEEELAALAVVLFSALAGRDEEDDPVRAPEGPRWRPERSAAAYRSPYHWQ